In the genome of Anabaena cylindrica PCC 7122, the window CCTTGCATGGCAGAATTGATACTTTCTAAAGGTATGGTTTGATAATTGTCACGCTCAGGGTAAGCCAGCAGTTGCGAAGACTTTTCTAAGACAGATGTTAACTGTTGTTGATGTCCATTAGCAGTTCCAGTTATCAATGCAGGTGGTTGATTCTGAATCACATAAACCCCAGCAGTAGCAGCCAACATACTGAGTGTTAAAATCAAAAACAATTTAAACTTTGCCGACATAGTAATAGTATTAAAGGGGAATTTCAAACAGGTGAATGACCAATTTTGAATTTTTAGATTCAACCCTCACCCCTAGCTATAGCTAATGTTCAGCTTTTGTGTGAGAAATCCGGGTGAGGAGCATGGATATCTATGGAAATCCTAGTTTCTATCGACAAACTATCAGCGAACTGACAAAAGCCCTTCAGGCATCCAAGAGACAGCGCTGGCGCTCTTGATCTATAGACATCACCCTCAGCTTTAGGTTCCAATTGAGAATTGGGGATAAATTGTAAATAATTCTCCCCCTGCTCCCTGTTCCCTCCATCATTTCTTATCAAAAATTTTCGTGCCAAGATACAATTCAATCTGGCAGCAGCTGTTAAAGTCCATAAAATTATTGATTCTGAAACCACCATTATGAGCATTCATGAAGTATTTATGCCGGCGCTGAGTTCCACCATGACCGAAGGCAAAATTGTCTCTTGGGAGAAATCACCAGGGGATAAAGTGGAAAAAGGCGAAACAGTGGTGGTTGTCGAGTCGGATAAGGCCGATATGGATGTGGAATCCTTTTATGAGGGATTTCTCGCCCATATTATAGTTCCCGCTGGTGAAACCGCACCTGTCGGCGCAGCGATCGCTTACGTAGCCGAAACAGAAGCAGAAATCGAAACCGCCAAGGCTATGGGTGGTGGTGGTGCTGTGGCTGAAACATCCGCACCCGAACCCGAACTAGTTGCCGTATCTGCCTCATTGACAACACCCGCTACAGTTTCTCAAAATGGTTCCAACCATCGGGAAGGACGGTTAGTAGTTTCACCCCGCGCTCGCAAGTTAGCCAAAGAACTCCGGGTTGATTTAAATAATCTCACAGGTAGTGGCCCCTATGGTCGCATCGTCGCCGAAGATGTAGAAGCTGCCGTGGGTAAAGCGCCACAACCTACTACCCCTGCTATTACTCCAACTCAACCGACACCACCTGTTACCCCTACAGTAGCACCTGCAAAACCAACACCTGCACCGGCTCCAGTGGTCAGCAATGCCGTTCCTGGTCAAACAGTACCATTAACGACTTTGCAAAATGCCGTAGCACGGAATATGCTACCCAGTCTATCTGTACCCACATTCCATGTTGGTTACACAATTACCACCGATGGACTAGATAAGCTTTACAAGCAAATCAAATCTAAAGGTGTGACAATGACGGCGCTATTAGCAAAAGCTGTAGCAGTGACATTGCAAAAACACCCTTTATTAAATGCCAGCTATTCTGATCAAGGAATTGTGTATCATCCTCATATCAACGTTGCTGTTGCAGTAGCAATGGATGATGGTGGATTAATTACACCAGTCTTGCAAAAAGCAGATCAGGTAGATATCTATTCTTTATCTCGCAATTGGAAATCTTTGGTAGAAAAAGCTAGAGCTAAACAACTACAACCAGAGGAATACAACAGTGGGACATTTACCCTCTCTAACCTGGGAATGTTTGGTGTAGATACATTTGATGCAATTTTGCCACCTGGACAAGGTTCAATTTTAGCGATCGCTGCATCCCGTCCGCAAGTAGTAGCCACAGCAGATGGTTTATTTGGTGTGCGTTCACAAATGACAGTTAATATCACCTGTGACCACCGCATTATTTACGGCGCTCATGCAGCAGCATTCTTGAAAGATTTGGCGAAATTGATTGAAACTGAACCTCAATCTTTGGCACTTTAACCAAAAACTTTACAGGCCAATCAGGTACTTCCAAATAAAAAATCTCCAATTTGTAGGCTGGGTTAAGACTATAGTCCGTAACCCGCCATAAACTTAAGGGATAATCGGGATAATGGTCAGTGACGCTACCACACGCCACTTATGACTTACCAATAAATATTAATTTGAGACTTGGAATTTAAACACTCCAAGTTTTTTTATAATTTACTTAAACTGAATAAAAAACGACATGATAAATGAACATAGTTTAATCCTTGATTTGACAATCGTTTTAGTAGGTACAGCACTAGGCGGATTTTTAGCACATCGGCTGCATCAACCTGTCATACTTGGTTATTTAGTGAGTGGATTTGCAATTGGCCCTTTTGGTTTCAAATTATTAGCCAATGTTACTGACATTAAATCTTTAGCCGAAATTGGTGTCGCTTTCCTGCTATTTGCACTAGGTGTAGAATTCTCCTTAGCAGAATTAAAACGAGTTAAAGAAATTGCCATCAAAGGTAGTTTATTACAACTTGGCTTGACAATCGCTTTAGTAACCATAGTAACGTCAATTACAGGTTGGGCTGCGGGAATCACCCAAGGAATCTTCTTAGGAGCAGTTTTATCTCTTTCGTCCACAGCAATTGTGTTAAAAACCCTCACAGAAAGGGGTGAAATTAATACAGTACATGGGCAAATTATGCTGGCAATTTTAATTACCCAAGATTTAGCCTTGGGAGTGATGTTAGCAATACTACCAGCTTTACAACAACCAGAAAATATTGCTGTAGCACTGGGCTTTGCTCTCATCAAAATTGTACTATTTGTAATAGTAGCAATTATATTCAGTTGCTGGATAGTTCCCTATATTTTAAGTAATATCGCCGCTACGGAAAGTAATGAATTATTTTTATTAGTTGTAATTGCTCTATGTTTAGGAGTTGCCTTAACAACTGCATACTTAGGTCTTTCTATTGCAATGGGGGCATTTGTTGCTGGTTTAATGATTTCTGAAATTGATTATGCCGACCAGGCATTAGCAAAAATTTTACCTTTACGAGATACATTTGCAAGTCTGTTTTTTTCATCAATTGGAATGCTGATTGATCCTGCCATTCTCATCAACAATTTTGGACTAATCTTAGGACTTGTAGCTTTAGTAATGCTAGGTAAAGCAGCAATTATCTTAGGTATTGTTTTAAAGTTTGGCTACTCTCTAAAAAACGCTATTATAGTCAGTTTTGGTATCAACCAAATTGGAGAATTTTCTTTTGTATTAGCCTTGGTAGGATTAAAATTAGAGTTGATATCTCAACAAACCTATTCTCTATTATTAGGGACAACAGCAATTACTCTCCTACTCACTCCTTTATCCCTCCAAGTCGCACCTTTAATTGCCGATAATTTGCATCGAAACCCCTTACTGGCAAAGTTATTACAACGCTTTTCTGCACCCAAAACAATATCCATGCCAGAAATAATGACTGGTCATGTAGTAGTAGCAGGTTACGGCAGAGTTGGTCAAGTAATAGTCAAAATATTACAAACCGAAGGATATCCCGTTTTAGTAATTGAAAATAGTGAAGCATCTGTACAAAGACTGCGAATGCACCAAATACCTTATATTTTCGGAGATGCAGATTCTGAATTAGTTTTAGAAAAAGCACATTTAGCAACTGCTAAAGCTTTAGCAATTGCCCTTCCAGACCCTGCCAGCACTCGCTTACTTCTAAAAAATGCTCTGGCTATTGCACCTAATTTAGATGTAATTGCTCGTTCACACAGTAACAAAGAAATTGATCTTTTAACCCAAATGGGTGCTAAAGAAGTGGTACAACCTGAATTTGAGGCAGCATTAGAGTTAGGAAATCATTTACTAAAAACATTAGGTGCAGCAGAAAGTTACATCCAAACTGTTATCAAAACTATTCGCAAAGATAGATATTTAAGTGTTAGACCTGAGCAAGAATAGATATTTTTTAACAATCAAGCATTTACTACGTCTCAGGAACTTAGTCTTATCGAACAGAATTCAGGAGTCAGGAGTCAGGAGTCAGGAGTCAGAAGTAAAACCGGCTTGGTGTCTGGCTTTGAATTTAGATTCTGTACCGTATGGCTACGCCACGCAAGCTATCAGCTGACGCTCACGGCGAAGCCTCATTGATCTGCAATCCGCTGTAAGATACATCAGACACTTGTAAATCTGTGTTTGGTAATCTAAAAACAGACTCATGACAATTATCGAACAGAATTCAGGATTCTTCTTTAAGTTTGTTTCCTGCCAAGATACGAACTATAGAAAAATTCTATTGTTTCTATTGAATAACTAAGACATTTTCAGAGAATTTGTATAAGATGGACTGATCAACAACTCATTGATCTAACAAGGTCAATTGGTTTGTTCCTATGGTTACAAAATTTTTAAAGTAAATGAACAAAAAATTTGTTTTGACCTTGCTTTCTAGCCCCGTTATTTTTATGTCCATGCTATCTACAGTCATGATAGCTAGACCTATTCATGCCGGTCAAACAGTTACCCCTATAGGTACTCATCTATCTTGTGTCCGTTCTAACCATTCAGCAACACCACGTCAGGTATGTATACAGGTAGATAATACCACTCCATCGACAGCTAAACCAACCATGCAACTAGCTCAAGTTGAAGGGGAGGAAAATCAAACTATTAAAAATGAGCCAGAGCAGCAAAATCAGCCAGATGAATTAGAATTCACAGAAGCAGAAAGTGATGAGGCTATCAAGTTGTTTGGCTGTGATTGTCCAGCCTGCATCAGTTCTGTGCGTCAGTTACATGGTTTAGCACCTTTACCAGTATAGTTTGACCAAAAATAGCAGCCCTCTGACTTCGCTCAGGGAAAGGGGGGAAAAAGGGTTTGAGCCTTATTTACTTTTCTTTACACAGTTTGGCTTTATTCTGTCTACCTACTTAGTACAAACAGGAGAGGCCAGAGAACTTGCTCTCTGGCTCTTGGCTGTAAAACTCTAAACAATGAATCGTTGAATGCAGGGCGGTTTGGAGCTAAAGCCTAGATGCGTCCAATGTTGTGTAGTCCTAAAATGATACCTGCTCCTAAGATATGACCAAAAGCGGTAGTTGCTAGTATGGCAGGTAAGCCAAAACCGCCAAAGAAATTGGGGGCTGGAGCGGCTGGTTCTGCGCTAGGATATTGGATTGTAAATTTGCCGAAAGCGATCGCAATAATATTGGCAATAATCATGATGATGCCAACAGTAGGACTCCATTCTAGGGGTGCGGGTACAACAGCGAGTAAAGATGTCAACACCGGGTTTGCTCCTGAAATTTTTGCTGAAACAATATGCTCTTAAAGTTTCCTCATAAAAGTGAATATAAATCTCAAATTTGCAGCAATTTTTAATATTTTGTCTAAATACTTCATATAAATCATTAACTGATTGAAACGTAAATTTTAAGCGATAATTGCTAAAATCGTCACAGCTTTTGCACTAGGTTTTGCGTCAAACTTAGATTTAGATGCTACGAAGACTACATCGACGAGACACAAATTGCTTCCCGTAAGATACAAAATATTTTTCTGGTTACATTCAGTTGAATGATGATGTTATTATGAATGTGTAAATACGGTAATGTCGATACCATACTTCAATAGCTATGAAAATAGAGGCAATCGCCATTAAATTAGGAAGCCTACATTTTTGCATACTGAAATAATTTATTGAATTTACTATGTCCTCAAGTCTTGATTCTTTACCACCAGCACTATCTAAAATCGTTCAACGCTTCCAACGCGCTGCTGAACCAAAGCGACGTTATGAGCAATTGATTTGGTATGCTCAAAAATTACCAGAATTTCCCGAAGCTGACAAAATACCTGAAAACAAAGTACCAGGCTGCGTCTCACAGGTATACGTGACAGCATCACTGAATGATGGAAAGGTGTTTTTTCAGGGAGATTCTGATTCTCAGCTAACTAAAGGCTTAGTGGCGCTGTTGATAGAAGGATTGAAAGAACTATCACCTACAGAAATTGTACAACTGACTCCAGATTTCATTCAAGCCACAGGTTTAAACGTTAGTCTCACACCCTCCCGCGCTAATGGTTTTTACAATATTTTCAAAACCATGCAGAAAAAAGCTTTGGAATGCAAGTTAGATACATAGGGACTGCGAAGGAATTAATAATTACGTATCCCTAGGGGGAGCTTAGGCACTATTACAACTTAACAAATTAAATTAAGATGTCTACTAATTTATTAACAAAACCTGTTACTACTGCATTTGGTGGTGAAGTTAAAGAATTTCTCTGGAATTGGGAAAACCAGCAATTGCGGGTAATTTATGAAACTATAGGACAAGGTTCACCGCTTTTATTGCTTCCTGCTTTTAGTAGTGTTTCCACACGAGGGGAAGTGGGAGAACTTGCTCAATTACTTGCTTCCCATTTTAAAGTTACCGCTATCGACTGGCCAGGTTTTGGAGAATCTGACCGACTGAATTTAGATTACAACCCAGCAATATATCAGCAATTTTTGGCAAATTTTGTTAAATATGTTTTCGCTCAAGGAATTAGTGTAGTTGCAGCCGGTCATAGTGCTGGTTATGTCCTACAACTAGCCGTAACACAGCCAGATACTTTTACGCGGATTGTGTTGGTAGCACCAACTTGGCGAGGGCCTCTGCCAACAATGGGAGCAAATGCAAATATAGCTGCTATGGTTAGGGGGTTAGTGCGATCGCCCATTATCGGTCAAGCGCTTTATAAACTCAACACCACCCCATCTTTTTTAAGTTGGATGTACAGCCGTCACGTTTTCACTGATACAGCAAAACTTACACCCGACTTCATCACCGAAAAGTGGCAAAGTACCCAACAACCAAACGCCAGATTTGCTTCTGCAGCCTTTGTAACTGGAAATATTGATACGATTTATAGTCAAACAGAGTTTTTGTCCCTAGTACAGTCCTTATCTGCGCCACTAATGGCTGTAATTGGCGAATCTAGCCCTCCCAAATCACGCCAAGAAATGGACGCATTAGCGGCTTTACCAGGAGTTAGCAGCATTGTTATTCCCGGTTCTTTGGGACTGCATGAAGAATACCCCGCAGCCGTTTTTGAAGCGATATTACCATTCCTACTTACAGGACTTCCAGGCGATTCTAAATAATGAAATAGCAAGGCTTTTAATGGTCATAATCACCATCAGCAAAAAATTTATGTCTCATTATCAAGATGTACTTGAGCAAGCTAAAAGCCTGACACAATTTGCCATTATTAAATAATCAGAAAAATCAATACTTATTAGCTATGACTACAGTAAATATTTCTCTTCCCAACTCTATGCGGGACTTTATCAATGAACAGGTTGAAAAAGGTGGTTACAGTACAATTAGCGAATACATTCGATACTTGTATTTTTTATTTGCAAAGGGATGAGTCTATTGAAATTGTCCGGTTAATTCATTCTGCACAGGATATTTCACAGATATTAGCAGAAGAAGAATAGTTATATTTATCCTCTACGCCATTGTACCCTCCAAACCTCCAAAAAGCGAACTGACAAGTCAGCGCTATCGCTTCTCTATAATGTATAGTTAAGTTAAAGTAATAACATAAGCCAAATTTGCTCATAGTAAAAAGTATGCTGCAAGCAATTGAAGGAATTTACAAAGATGGTAAGGTAAAACTTAAAGAATTACCATCTAATATTTCAGAAAGTCTTGTTATTGTCACTTTTTTACAATCGCAAAAAAATCAAAAAAAAGATCAAATAATGCAGTTTGGTATGTTTGCTGGAAATCAGCAGTCAACAGAAGCAGATTTTGAAATTGCTGAATTTTATGGGGATAGTGAGGACATCTGAGATTTGTCGTCATAAATTATGAAATATGTCCTAGATACTCATGCTTTAATTTGGTTTCTGGAAGGTAATTTAAAGTTAGGTGCAAATGCTAAAGCTATCCTTTGTGATCCTGATTCAGAGTTAGTTATTCCTGCAACTACTTTAGCTGAGGCAGTTTGGATTGTAGAAAGAGGTAGAACATCTATTCCTGCTCCTAAAGATGTAATTTTAGCAGTAGAAGCTGATCCTCGTGTGGTCATTTATCCTCTTGATCAAGATGTTATTGAAATGACTATGAGTTTATCTACTATTAATGAGATGCACGATAGACAAATTGCGGCAACTGCGTTAGTTTTAGCAAGTAAAGCACCTCCACACCCTCAAACGCGATTCCTACGGAGCGCTTGCGCTATCGCATTCCCCACACTCCCAAACAGCGAACTGACAAGTCAGCGCTTACGCTATCGCACCCTCCACATCCCCAAAAGCGATTCCTACGGAGCGCTTGCGCTATCGTACATCACCAAACTCCAAACAGCGATATCTCAAGTAATTATACAGTCACTCTTTCTTGTGTTAGTGAAAGATTTGATTCAGTAAGTTTTTCTTGGCTCATCTCCTCTCTTGTAGCACTTTCACTATTACAAAATTGATCAAATAATTCAAAAAAGTTATTTAGTGCATCTCTTTCATCCGCAGAATAAAAAAGAATAATACTATCCCATCCATGCGAAGAACTAATTTTAAATCTTGTCTGTACCCATTCTTGAAATTGATTAAATTCTAGCTCTTGTTGAGTTGGTGGTAAACCTAAATCTGACCTACATCCCATATATCCATCTAAAAAAGCTCTTAGTCGAGTAATTGAACATTGACCTAAAAACATTCCTGGTCTTTGTTTAATTCTTTGGAGCATTTCATAGAAATATTCATCGGGAATTATAGTAATACTATGATGATTGTTTTCCATAATCTTTAACTCCTAAAAAGCTTCTTCTGTGATTTGGAATTGCTGACCGTTATACAGTTTATTATAAAACAGTAAATTGGCTAACCATTGATTTCTAGTGACTCCATCAGGATGATGATTATCAAATATCATTTCTACTCCATCTATTATAATCATAATCCCTTGATGACGACCATTAATAGAGATTGCATCCCCAGAAACACTTTCATCATAGATATAACTATCGCGTCCTATTCCTGAACCTGTATAAAGTTTTAGCCGCTTTCCCGAAATTCTCTGTGATACCAAGTAATCTTGGATAGCTTGAGCGCATTCAACACATTCCAAATTCTTATATTTGGCAATAATTTCTTTAAGTTTGTAGATTTGCTCAATACTAATTGGAATCAAGTTTTCTCCTAAAGAGTCAAAGATAAATCGTTATTTTATCACTAAAGCGATTCATAAGGAGCGTTTCGCTACACCCACAAAAAGCGAACTGACAAGTCAGCGCTTTCCTGCGGAACACTACGTGAACGCTATCGCACTTCCCACACCTCCAAACAGCGATATCTTTCCTGCGGAACGCTACGCGAACGGTCAGCTATCTCTATTCCTTATTCCTTCGGAACACTATCACATTAAATATTTGACAAAAATTGACAATATTTGCCATAATTAAATAATCAGAAAAATCAATACTTGTTAGCTATGACTACAGTAAATATTTCTCTTCCCGATTCTATGCGGGACTTTATCAATGAACAGGTTGAAAAAGGTGGTTACAGTACAACCAGCGAATACATTCGATACTTGATTCGTCAAGACTTAGAAAAAGCACGACAATCACAAATAGAAAAATTACTATTAGAAGGATTAGATAGCGGTGAATCAATTGAGATTACGGATGAATGGTGGGAACAAAAACGTACCCAACTTCTTGAAAGAATTCGCAAATCATAGCAATGACTAGACGAATTGTAATTAGACCAAAGGCTAGTGCTGATCTTGATAAACAGTTTGCTTATATCGCAGAGAGTAATTTTGATGCAGCATTAAGTTTTTTGATGCTACTAGGCAGACTTTTTCACAAATAGCACAACTACCGGGCATTGGTGCAGTTTATGATATTGGGAATCCGCGTCTAATGGGTTTGCGAAAGTGGGCAGTTAAGGGATTTGAAAAGCATCTAATTTTTTATTTGCAAAGGGATGAGTATATTGAAATTGTCCGGTTAATTCATTCTGCACGGGATATTTCACAGATATTAGCAGAAGAAGAATAGTTATATTTATCCACTACGCGATCGCACTCCCACATCACAAAACAGCGATCGCACTTTCACACCTTCAAAAAGCGATTCCTACGGAGCGCTTGCGCTATCGCACTCCCAACATCTTCAAAAGCGATACCTTCGTTAAACTAACGCTAACACTGTAGAAATATAAAATTATGGTATAATTATGATGTCAACTTCTTTAATCTCTTGTATTTTATAAATTTGCGTTATAATTTTGATTGGAATCCAGCAAAAGAAAAACAGAATATTCGTAAACATCAAATCAATTTTCGTTTAGCATCAACTGTTTTTCGTGATCAATATCAATTAAGTTTATATGATGAAGAACATAGTGATTATGAAGACAGATGGATTACTATAGGTTTAGATGAAACGGGTATTTTAAGGGTTGTTATTCATACTTTTGAACAAACAGATGAAGATTCATGTTTGATTCGTATTATTTCAGCACGAAAAGCAACTTTTAATGAACAACAGTATTATCAAGGAAGAAAGCTATGAAAGTAGAATATGATTTTTCACAAGCTGAACAAGGTAAATTTTATCATTCTGATGCAACTTTTCATTATCCGATTTACCTTGAACCAGATGTTGATAATTTTTTCAAAAAAATTGCTCATGAAAAAAACATTGATGTGCAAATTTTAGTCAATGAATGGTTGAGAAATAATATTAAATTAATTGAAAGCATTCAGTAAAAGCGATCGCACTCCCAACACCCCAACAAGCGATTCCTACGGAGCGCTTCGCTATCGCACTCCCAACATCCCCAAAAGAGCGATCGCATCCCCACATCCCTAAAACAGCGATCGCACTCCCCCAAATCCACAAACAGCGATCGCACCTCCAAACTTCCAAACAGCGATTCCTACGGAGCGCTTACGCTATCACACTCCCAACATCTCCACAACAGCGAACTGACAAGTCAGCGCTTGCGCTATCGCACTCCCACATCCCCAAAACAGCGATCGCATTCCCCACATCTCCCAAAAAGCGATCGCATCCCCACATCCCCAAAAAGCGAACTGACAAGTCAGCGCTTGCGCTATCGCACCATTCCACATACCTCAAAGCGATCTCACTCCCCACATCCTCAAACAGCGATCGCTTCTCTATGGTCTATAATTAAATTAAAGTAACAACATAAGCAAAATTTGATAATGGTAAAACTATGTTGCAAGCAATTAAAGGTTTTTACAAACAAGGTAAAGTAGAACTTAGAGAATTACCGATAGACATTGCAGAAAGTCTAGTTATTGTTACCTTTTTAGAGTCAAAAAAAATCACAAAAAAGATCAAATAATGCAGTTTGGTATGTTTTCTGGAAATCAGCAGTCAACAGAAGCGGATTTTGAAATTGCTGAATTTCATGGGGATAGTGAAGACAGCTTAGACTGGTCATAAGTAATTATGAAATATGTCTTAGATACTCATGCTTTAATCTGGTTTCTTGAAGGTAATTTAAAGTTAAGTGCAAATGCTAAAATTATCCTTTCTGATCCTGATTCACAGTTAGTTATTCCTGCGACTACTTTAGCAGAAGCTGTTTGGATTGTAGAAAGAGGTAGAACATCTATTCCTGCTCCTAAAGATGTAATTTTAGCAGTAGAAGCTGATCCTCGTGTGGTAATTTATCCCCTTGATCAAGATGTTATTGAAATGACTATGAGCTTATCTGCTATTAATGAAATGCACGATAGACAAATTGCAGCAACTGCGTTAGTTTTAGCAAGTAAAGGTGAAATTGTACGGTTATTGACGTGCGATCAAAATATAACTGCTTCGGCTTTGGTTGCTATTGTTTGGTAGTTTGTAAATGAAGTCTATTTTAGCAATCGCACTACCTCCACATCTCTAAAACAGCGATCGCACTCCCAACATCCCCAAACAGCGATTCCTACGGAGCGCTTCGCTATCGCACTCCCACATCCCCCAAAAGCGATCGCACCCTTCAAACCTCAAAACAGCGATTCCTACGGAGCGCTTCGCTATCGCACTACTTCACCAAACCACCTAATCTATGCAGCTTAAATGTCGATTAGCTTACTAGTCTGGAATCACTTATCACTGACTTTGAATGTCGTGTGATCGCCGATGAAAACGAATTCGTCATCGTCCAGAAAGAAACAACAATTCGCCTTAATCGGTGACTCAAACCAAAAGCACTGCCGCTCGTCTTGTTGCGTCTTCGGCTTCGGTGTAATAGAACCGTGCGCGGAAAGCCATTCAATCTTCTCTTCGGTTGACTTGTCACGAAGCAACGACTGAACAGCCTCAGCTTGGGAAATGAGATCAATCAGATGAAATTTACCTTTCATAGTCGTGAAATTCGTGAAAATGGCATTCAGAATCTTCTAAATTAGTGTTAATAAGTTTGATGGGAGTATATTGTTCTTTTTCCATATTACCAAATCATCCCCAAATTCAAAACAAAACCCTTTAAAACATCTTCCCCCGAAACCGTAGCAGGAGAATCCAAAACCTCAACCTCTTTTCCCGGGCTATAAATTTCCACTTGACGAGATTTGCGATTAATTAATAAACCTAAACGCACACCATTATCTATATATTCCTTCATCTTTTCCTGTGTAGTCTTCAAACTATCACTAGGAGAAAGTAACTCAATTACAAAATCAG includes:
- a CDS encoding BrnT family toxin → MRYNFDWNPAKEKQNIRKHQINFRLASTVFRDQYQLSLYDEEHSDYEDRWITIGLDETGILRVVIHTFEQTDEDSCLIRIISARKATFNEQQYYQGRKL
- the psaK gene encoding photosystem I reaction center subunit PsaK gives rise to the protein MLTSLLAVVPAPLEWSPTVGIIMIIANIIAIAFGKFTIQYPSAEPAAPAPNFFGGFGLPAILATTAFGHILGAGIILGLHNIGRI
- a CDS encoding SufE family protein, producing the protein MSSSLDSLPPALSKIVQRFQRAAEPKRRYEQLIWYAQKLPEFPEADKIPENKVPGCVSQVYVTASLNDGKVFFQGDSDSQLTKGLVALLIEGLKELSPTEIVQLTPDFIQATGLNVSLTPSRANGFYNIFKTMQKKALECKLDT
- a CDS encoding type II toxin-antitoxin system ParD family antitoxin; the encoded protein is MTTVNISLPDSMRDFINEQVEKGGYSTTSEYIRYLIRQDLEKARQSQIEKLLLEGLDSGESIEITDEWWEQKRTQLLERIRKS
- a CDS encoding type II toxin-antitoxin system VapC family toxin, which produces MKYVLDTHALIWFLEGNLKLGANAKAILCDPDSELVIPATTLAEAVWIVERGRTSIPAPKDVILAVEADPRVVIYPLDQDVIEMTMSLSTINEMHDRQIAATALVLASKAPPHPQTRFLRSACAIAFPTLPNSELTSQRLRYRTLHIPKSDSYGALALSYITKLQTAISQVIIQSLFLVLVKDLIQ
- a CDS encoding papain fold toxin domain-containing protein — protein: MIPISIEQIYKLKEIIAKYKNLECVECAQAIQDYLVSQRISGKRLKLYTGSGIGRDSYIYDESVSGDAISINGRHQGIMIIIDGVEMIFDNHHPDGVTRNQWLANLLFYNKLYNGQQFQITEEAF
- a CDS encoding type II toxin-antitoxin system RelE/ParE family toxin codes for the protein MNRLKKVVTVQLANTFDTCIFYLQRDESIEIVRLIHSAQDISQILAEEE
- a CDS encoding cation:proton antiporter, yielding MINEHSLILDLTIVLVGTALGGFLAHRLHQPVILGYLVSGFAIGPFGFKLLANVTDIKSLAEIGVAFLLFALGVEFSLAELKRVKEIAIKGSLLQLGLTIALVTIVTSITGWAAGITQGIFLGAVLSLSSTAIVLKTLTERGEINTVHGQIMLAILITQDLALGVMLAILPALQQPENIAVALGFALIKIVLFVIVAIIFSCWIVPYILSNIAATESNELFLLVVIALCLGVALTTAYLGLSIAMGAFVAGLMISEIDYADQALAKILPLRDTFASLFFSSIGMLIDPAILINNFGLILGLVALVMLGKAAIILGIVLKFGYSLKNAIIVSFGINQIGEFSFVLALVGLKLELISQQTYSLLLGTTAITLLLTPLSLQVAPLIADNLHRNPLLAKLLQRFSAPKTISMPEIMTGHVVVAGYGRVGQVIVKILQTEGYPVLVIENSEASVQRLRMHQIPYIFGDADSELVLEKAHLATAKALAIALPDPASTRLLLKNALAIAPNLDVIARSHSNKEIDLLTQMGAKEVVQPEFEAALELGNHLLKTLGAAESYIQTVIKTIRKDRYLSVRPEQE
- a CDS encoding dihydrolipoamide acetyltransferase family protein; protein product: MSIHEVFMPALSSTMTEGKIVSWEKSPGDKVEKGETVVVVESDKADMDVESFYEGFLAHIIVPAGETAPVGAAIAYVAETEAEIETAKAMGGGGAVAETSAPEPELVAVSASLTTPATVSQNGSNHREGRLVVSPRARKLAKELRVDLNNLTGSGPYGRIVAEDVEAAVGKAPQPTTPAITPTQPTPPVTPTVAPAKPTPAPAPVVSNAVPGQTVPLTTLQNAVARNMLPSLSVPTFHVGYTITTDGLDKLYKQIKSKGVTMTALLAKAVAVTLQKHPLLNASYSDQGIVYHPHINVAVAVAMDDGGLITPVLQKADQVDIYSLSRNWKSLVEKARAKQLQPEEYNSGTFTLSNLGMFGVDTFDAILPPGQGSILAIAASRPQVVATADGLFGVRSQMTVNITCDHRIIYGAHAAAFLKDLAKLIETEPQSLAL
- a CDS encoding alpha/beta fold hydrolase yields the protein MSTNLLTKPVTTAFGGEVKEFLWNWENQQLRVIYETIGQGSPLLLLPAFSSVSTRGEVGELAQLLASHFKVTAIDWPGFGESDRLNLDYNPAIYQQFLANFVKYVFAQGISVVAAGHSAGYVLQLAVTQPDTFTRIVLVAPTWRGPLPTMGANANIAAMVRGLVRSPIIGQALYKLNTTPSFLSWMYSRHVFTDTAKLTPDFITEKWQSTQQPNARFASAAFVTGNIDTIYSQTEFLSLVQSLSAPLMAVIGESSPPKSRQEMDALAALPGVSSIVIPGSLGLHEEYPAAVFEAILPFLLTGLPGDSK
- a CDS encoding type II toxin-antitoxin system VapC family toxin, translated to MKYVLDTHALIWFLEGNLKLSANAKIILSDPDSQLVIPATTLAEAVWIVERGRTSIPAPKDVILAVEADPRVVIYPLDQDVIEMTMSLSAINEMHDRQIAATALVLASKGEIVRLLTCDQNITASALVAIVW